The Chryseobacterium geocarposphaerae genome has a window encoding:
- a CDS encoding MlaD family protein, with amino-acid sequence MKFSKELKAGVIALLAIVGFVVLFQFMKGRSLFTTDNIFYAKYDNVEGLAQSSPVSINGLKVGQVVKIIPQTSKTGQINFIVKITVDNNFEFSKNSTLEIFEPGLMSGKEMRVNLVYGGPTAKDGDTLKGTFKLGMMGSLSSQVGPVKDQLQTVLYRVDSLMSNANKIVDDQNRAEIRVLLSNLNKTVGALQTTAGSVNNLVGHNDPKLQKVLDEASLTMQSGKTTLDKYGNLAESIDTKKLNATIASLDATVGQLNQVIGGIDRGQGSLGKLMKDEELYNNLNSASTNLNSLIEDMKANPKRYINFSVFGKNNKN; translated from the coding sequence GTGAAGTTCAGTAAAGAATTAAAAGCAGGTGTTATTGCGCTTTTAGCTATCGTAGGCTTTGTCGTATTGTTTCAATTCATGAAAGGCAGAAGCCTTTTTACTACCGATAATATATTTTACGCAAAATATGATAATGTAGAAGGTTTAGCTCAATCTTCTCCCGTGTCCATTAATGGTTTGAAAGTGGGACAGGTGGTTAAGATTATACCTCAAACATCAAAAACAGGTCAGATTAATTTTATTGTTAAAATTACGGTAGACAATAATTTTGAATTTTCAAAAAACTCTACTCTTGAAATCTTTGAACCGGGTTTAATGTCCGGAAAAGAAATGAGAGTGAATTTGGTATATGGTGGACCTACTGCTAAAGACGGAGATACGCTGAAAGGAACTTTTAAATTGGGAATGATGGGAAGCCTTTCTTCTCAGGTAGGACCGGTAAAAGATCAGCTGCAAACTGTTTTGTACAGAGTTGATTCTTTAATGTCAAATGCCAATAAAATTGTTGACGATCAAAACAGAGCTGAAATCAGAGTCTTATTGTCAAATCTTAATAAAACGGTAGGTGCATTACAGACTACGGCTGGAAGTGTTAATAATCTGGTAGGGCATAACGATCCTAAGCTTCAAAAAGTTTTAGATGAGGCAAGTCTGACGATGCAAAGTGGTAAAACGACTTTGGATAAATATGGAAATCTTGCGGAAAGTATCGATACTAAAAAGCTGAATGCTACCATTGCAAGTTTAGACGCAACAGTTGGACAACTGAATCAGGTAATCGGTGGAATTGACAGAGGGCAGGGAAGTTTAGGTAAACTGATGAAAGATGAAGAGTTGTACAACAATTTGAATTCGGCTTCTACCAATCTGAATTCTCTCATAGAAGATATGAAAGCAAATCCGAAAAGATACATCAATTTCTCAGTTTTCGGAAAGAATAATAAAAACTAA
- a CDS encoding (Fe-S)-binding protein has translation MQYIDNIIFLILLVAGFGLFAKSLQKIYRNIRLGREINRNDRKGERWETMARVAMGQSKMVKRPVAGILHLFVYVGFIIINIELIEIIVDGLFGTHRFLSSVFGHGFYNFFTATLEVLALLVVIGVVIFFIRRNFYGVKRLTMKELFGWPKHDANWILIIEFALMMAFFKMNTADWVLQQRGLLPEHGSFPISSTFLAPIFSNFSDGFLFFTEKAAWWFHFVGILFFMNYLYYSKHLHIILAFPSTWYANLEKKGKFNNLESVTKEIKLMMDPNADPYAAPGEEEAEVPSKFGAEDIFDLNQVQLLNAYSCTECGRCTSVCPANITGKKLSPRLILMKTRDRLEEVGRNIDKNGSFVDDGKKLLNDYITKEELWACTTCNACTEACPVLLDPLSIIFEMRRFLVMEQSAAPQELNLMMTNVENNAAPWQYNQADRLNWAND, from the coding sequence ATGCAATATATCGATAATATTATTTTTCTGATTTTATTAGTTGCAGGTTTCGGGCTGTTTGCGAAAAGTCTGCAAAAGATATATAGAAACATCAGATTAGGAAGAGAAATCAACAGAAACGACAGAAAAGGTGAACGTTGGGAAACCATGGCTCGTGTGGCGATGGGTCAAAGTAAAATGGTAAAAAGACCTGTAGCGGGTATTTTACACCTTTTCGTTTATGTAGGTTTCATTATTATTAACATTGAACTTATTGAAATCATTGTAGACGGATTATTTGGAACCCATCGATTTCTTTCATCTGTATTCGGACATGGTTTTTACAATTTCTTCACAGCTACATTAGAAGTTTTAGCACTTTTAGTGGTAATTGGGGTGGTGATATTCTTTATCCGTAGAAATTTTTACGGGGTGAAAAGATTGACCATGAAAGAGCTTTTCGGATGGCCAAAGCATGATGCCAACTGGATCCTGATTATTGAGTTTGCCTTAATGATGGCTTTCTTTAAAATGAATACTGCGGATTGGGTTCTTCAGCAAAGAGGTTTACTTCCTGAACATGGAAGTTTCCCGATTAGTTCAACATTCTTAGCACCTATCTTCAGCAACTTTAGTGATGGATTCTTGTTCTTCACAGAAAAAGCGGCTTGGTGGTTCCACTTTGTAGGGATTTTATTCTTTATGAATTACCTTTATTACTCTAAACATCTGCATATTATTTTGGCTTTCCCAAGTACTTGGTATGCGAATTTGGAGAAGAAAGGAAAGTTCAACAACCTGGAATCTGTTACCAAAGAGATTAAACTCATGATGGATCCTAATGCAGATCCATACGCAGCTCCGGGTGAAGAAGAAGCAGAAGTTCCTTCAAAATTCGGGGCAGAAGATATCTTTGATTTGAACCAGGTTCAGCTATTAAATGCCTATTCTTGTACAGAATGTGGTCGTTGTACTTCGGTTTGCCCTGCCAATATTACGGGTAAAAAGCTTTCTCCAAGGCTAATTTTAATGAAAACAAGAGACCGTCTTGAAGAAGTCGGCAGAAATATCGATAAGAACGGAAGCTTTGTAGATGACGGGAAAAAGTTGCTGAACGATTATATTACAAAAGAAGAACTTTGGGCGTGTACAACGTGTAATGCATGTACTGAAGCCTGTCCGGTTCTATTGGATCCGCTTTCCATTATTTTTGAAATGAGAAGATTCCTGGTGATGGAACAGTCTGCCGCACCACAGGAGCTGAATCTGATGATGACGAATGTGGAAAACAATGCTGCTCCTTGGCAGTACAATCAGGCAGACCGTCTGAACTGGGCAAATGATTAA
- a CDS encoding (Fe-S)-binding protein, whose translation MDFTIKTMAEYAMEGKSPEVLFWVGCAGSFDDRAKKITKAFCKILNKIGVEFAVLGQEESCTGDPAKRAGNEFVFQMMALTNIEVLNAYEVKKIVTACPHCFNTLKNEYPSLGGNYEVVHHTQFLKTLMEEGRLKIEGGAFKGKKITFHDPCYLGRANGEYEAPRMLLEKLDAELVEMKRCKTNGLCCGAGGAQMFKEPEKGNKDINIERTEEALSFEPKVIATGCPFCNTMMTDGVKHFNKNTEVAVKDIVELLAEAEDL comes from the coding sequence ATGGATTTCACAATAAAAACAATGGCTGAATACGCAATGGAAGGCAAATCTCCGGAAGTTCTTTTCTGGGTAGGATGTGCCGGAAGTTTTGATGACAGAGCCAAAAAAATAACAAAAGCATTCTGTAAGATCCTTAATAAAATAGGAGTGGAATTTGCTGTTTTAGGACAGGAGGAAAGCTGCACAGGTGATCCTGCAAAACGTGCCGGAAATGAGTTCGTTTTTCAGATGATGGCATTAACGAACATTGAGGTGCTGAATGCTTACGAGGTAAAAAAAATCGTAACGGCTTGTCCGCATTGTTTCAATACGTTAAAAAATGAATATCCAAGCTTAGGAGGAAATTATGAAGTGGTACATCACACCCAATTCCTTAAAACATTAATGGAAGAAGGTCGCCTGAAGATTGAAGGAGGAGCTTTCAAAGGAAAGAAAATCACGTTCCATGATCCTTGCTATTTAGGAAGAGCCAATGGTGAATATGAAGCGCCAAGAATGCTTTTAGAAAAGCTGGATGCCGAGCTTGTAGAAATGAAGCGTTGCAAAACCAATGGATTATGTTGTGGAGCAGGGGGAGCGCAGATGTTTAAAGAGCCTGAAAAGGGGAATAAAGATATTAATATCGAAAGAACTGAAGAAGCTTTATCATTCGAGCCTAAAGTAATCGCTACAGGCTGTCCGTTCTGTAATACAATGATGACAGACGGTGTAAAGCATTTCAATAAAAATACAGAAGTTGCTGTAAAAGATATTGTGGAACTTCTGGCAGAAGCAGAAGATCTTTAA